One part of the Hydrogenobacter sp. T-2 genome encodes these proteins:
- a CDS encoding DNA gyrase/topoisomerase IV subunit A, which translates to MEIISVPIEEEVKQSYIDYAMSVIVGRAIPDVRDGLKPVQRRILYAMHDMGLYPEKAFVKSARIVGAVLGYYHPHGDQAVYEALVRMAQDFNMNYPLVIGQGNFGSVDGDPPAAMRYTEAKLSKFAVKLLEDIDKNTVDFVPNFDGSTFEPSVLPAKFPNLLCNGTSGIAVGLATSIPPHNLREVCQALIELAKNPDLTTEEIMKYIKGPDFPTGAIVENYSELIEFYEKGRGQVRIRAKAHVERLQGGREQIVITEIPYQVNKADLIKRMADLAREGKLKEISDIRDESDKEGIRIVVELKREAKGEKVLEKLYKYTALRKNFPLNFVVLVRGEPKLLGIKALLQEFIAHRLEVILRRSNFYLQKAKERLHIVEGLLIALKNLDSVIQDIRSSADTQEAREKLTKKYGLSQAQANAVLDMRLQRLTSLERSKLEEEERDLRQKIEYYTKLVESEEERVRVFIEEMQELSKSFSTPRKTLVEGVQSLEEGSLTVMIYAKGRVVPLEEMEEGEEVVNILEVPFTDGLFMVSDRGRVYWIAGSQALRGSLLSLKETEERIVGAFVRSGVEGRVLLATERGYVKKIPLVDFEYKSQGMQIIRFSEEDDRVVKVVQAPEEGDILLFTHRGRLLRFPVGEVPPASAGSKGVQGIKLEKEDRVVGIRALRDAEHLLVITEDGGIKKVSLQEIPQRGRYTKGVEVLGSARERLVDVIPIKGSVDLMLVSSEGKVFYDRIEEKDLPLSRLDQRAKKRWELGEDRVVRVVVKG; encoded by the coding sequence ATGGAAATCATCAGCGTTCCCATAGAAGAAGAGGTTAAGCAGTCCTACATAGACTATGCCATGTCCGTTATTGTGGGCAGGGCTATCCCTGATGTGAGGGATGGTCTAAAGCCTGTCCAAAGAAGAATACTTTACGCTATGCACGATATGGGTCTATACCCAGAAAAGGCTTTTGTCAAAAGTGCCAGGATTGTGGGTGCGGTGCTTGGATATTATCATCCTCACGGAGACCAAGCGGTATACGAAGCTCTTGTGCGTATGGCACAGGACTTTAACATGAACTACCCGTTGGTGATAGGTCAAGGGAACTTTGGCTCTGTGGATGGAGACCCTCCCGCCGCTATGAGGTATACGGAGGCAAAGCTCTCCAAATTTGCGGTCAAACTTCTTGAGGACATAGACAAAAACACGGTGGACTTTGTGCCAAACTTTGACGGCTCTACCTTTGAGCCGTCGGTCCTACCTGCTAAGTTTCCAAATCTCCTTTGCAATGGCACAAGCGGTATAGCGGTAGGTCTTGCCACTTCTATCCCTCCACACAACCTAAGAGAAGTCTGTCAAGCTCTTATTGAACTTGCAAAGAACCCAGACCTGACCACAGAAGAGATTATGAAATACATAAAGGGTCCAGACTTTCCCACTGGAGCAATAGTGGAGAACTACTCGGAGCTTATAGAGTTTTATGAGAAGGGCAGGGGTCAAGTGCGTATAAGGGCAAAGGCTCATGTGGAAAGGCTTCAAGGGGGAAGGGAACAGATAGTGATAACCGAGATTCCCTATCAGGTAAACAAGGCAGACCTCATAAAGCGTATGGCAGACCTTGCAAGGGAAGGCAAGCTAAAGGAAATATCTGATATAAGGGATGAATCTGATAAGGAAGGCATAAGGATAGTGGTGGAGCTAAAGCGTGAGGCAAAGGGGGAAAAGGTCTTAGAAAAGCTATACAAGTATACCGCTCTAAGGAAGAACTTCCCTCTAAACTTCGTGGTTTTGGTAAGGGGTGAGCCAAAGCTCCTTGGCATAAAGGCACTGCTTCAAGAGTTTATAGCTCATAGGCTGGAAGTTATCCTAAGAAGGTCTAACTTTTACCTGCAAAAGGCAAAGGAAAGGCTTCATATAGTGGAAGGCTTGCTCATAGCCCTTAAAAACCTTGACAGTGTAATACAGGACATAAGAAGCTCCGCAGACACGCAAGAAGCCAGAGAAAAGCTCACTAAAAAATACGGTCTATCACAGGCACAGGCAAACGCAGTGCTTGATATGAGGCTTCAGAGGCTCACATCCCTTGAAAGGAGTAAACTGGAAGAAGAAGAAAGGGACCTTAGGCAAAAGATAGAATACTACACGAAGCTTGTGGAAAGTGAAGAAGAGAGAGTAAGGGTCTTTATTGAGGAAATGCAGGAACTTTCCAAGTCCTTTAGCACTCCAAGGAAAACCCTTGTGGAGGGCGTTCAAAGCTTAGAAGAGGGTAGCCTCACAGTTATGATCTATGCTAAAGGCAGGGTTGTGCCTCTTGAGGAGATGGAAGAGGGCGAAGAGGTGGTAAACATTTTGGAAGTGCCTTTTACCGATGGGCTTTTTATGGTCTCTGATAGAGGAAGGGTCTATTGGATAGCAGGCTCTCAAGCCTTAAGGGGAAGTCTTTTGTCTTTAAAGGAGACTGAGGAAAGGATAGTGGGAGCTTTTGTGCGTTCTGGCGTGGAAGGAAGGGTGCTTCTTGCCACAGAAAGGGGCTATGTGAAGAAAATACCTCTTGTGGATTTTGAATACAAGTCTCAGGGAATGCAGATAATAAGGTTTTCCGAGGAAGATGACAGGGTTGTTAAAGTGGTGCAAGCACCAGAGGAGGGGGACATTCTCCTCTTTACGCACAGAGGCAGGCTTTTGAGATTTCCAGTAGGTGAAGTTCCTCCTGCCAGTGCAGGCTCAAAGGGTGTCCAAGGTATAAAACTTGAAAAAGAGGACAGGGTGGTAGGCATAAGGGCATTGAGGGATGCGGAGCATCTTTTGGTAATAACAGAGGACGGAGGTATAAAAAAGGTATCTCTCCAGGAAATTCCACAGAGAGGCAGATATACCAAGGGTGTGGAAGTCCTCGGCTCTGCGCGGGAGAGGCTTGTGGATGTTATACCTATAAAGGGCTCTGTAGACCTGATGTTAGTGAGTTCTGAGGGTAAGGTTTTCTATGACAGAATTGAAGAAAAGGACTTGCCTCTTAGTAGGCTTGACCAGAGGGCAAAGAAAAGGTGGGAGCTTGGGGAAGATAGGGTTGTGAGAGTGGTGGTAAAGGGGTAA
- a CDS encoding toprim domain-containing protein has product MLEGWLKKLREVSQNSAVLVEGKRDRQALQKFGVKNIFTLEGKRLTDLPDLLEGFEKVVLLFDLDKHGERINSKVKEILTKQGYILIEDFREELRTKGIIYVEDIDGKGRTSKHTDGAGQTNKAQHTDVGGHSQRDKS; this is encoded by the coding sequence ATGCTTGAGGGCTGGTTGAAAAAACTAAGGGAAGTGTCTCAGAACTCTGCAGTCCTCGTGGAAGGCAAAAGGGACAGGCAAGCCTTACAAAAGTTTGGAGTAAAAAACATCTTCACCCTTGAGGGCAAAAGGCTTACAGACCTTCCAGACCTTCTTGAGGGTTTTGAAAAGGTAGTGCTTCTTTTTGACCTTGACAAGCACGGTGAAAGGATAAACTCAAAGGTTAAAGAAATCTTAACCAAACAGGGCTATATTTTAATAGAAGACTTTAGAGAAGAGTTAAGGACTAAGGGAATAATTTACGTGGAGGACATAGATGGAAAAGGTAGGACTTCTAAGCACACTGATGGTGCAGGACAGACTAATAAGGCTCAACATACAGATGTTGGAGGGCATTCTCAAAGAGATAAAAGCTGA
- the rnc gene encoding ribonuclease III — protein sequence MPALSSKSLEELQQRLGYSFNNSELLIQALTHKSYAGEHGLKSYETLEFLGDSLINFFVVDILLSEFTSASEGELAMMKSYFVSEDYLHELAEELSLDMYILYGGRRKNSYVSSSLMADTFEALWAAVYLDCGRSADFVKELFGKLYRERLVSAVKNKDYKRDYKTLLQEETQKRWKERPIYRVVSVEGPHHNRVFEVECNIREFRATAKGRSKKSAQQLAAKKVLELILSSES from the coding sequence ATGCCTGCCTTGTCTTCAAAAAGCCTTGAAGAGCTTCAGCAGAGGCTCGGCTATAGCTTCAATAACTCAGAACTCCTCATACAAGCCCTCACCCACAAATCCTACGCAGGGGAGCATGGTCTAAAAAGCTATGAGACCCTTGAGTTTCTTGGAGACTCCCTTATAAACTTCTTCGTGGTGGACATCCTGCTTTCTGAGTTTACCTCCGCTTCTGAGGGTGAGCTTGCCATGATGAAATCCTACTTTGTAAGCGAAGACTACCTGCATGAGCTGGCAGAGGAGCTTTCCCTTGATATGTATATACTCTACGGCGGAAGAAGAAAAAACAGCTATGTGAGCTCTTCCCTTATGGCAGATACCTTTGAAGCTCTGTGGGCTGCAGTGTATCTGGACTGTGGAAGGTCTGCGGATTTTGTGAAGGAACTCTTTGGCAAGCTATACAGAGAGAGGCTTGTGTCCGCAGTCAAAAACAAGGACTATAAAAGAGACTACAAAACTCTCCTCCAAGAAGAGACTCAGAAAAGATGGAAGGAAAGACCCATCTACCGTGTGGTGAGCGTGGAAGGTCCACATCACAACAGGGTTTTTGAGGTGGAATGCAATATAAGGGAGTTTAGGGCTACCGCAAAGGGTAGAAGCAAAAAGTCCGCACAACAACTTGCTGCTAAAAAAGTCCTTGAGCTTATCCTATCTTCTGAAAGCTAA
- the fabF gene encoding beta-ketoacyl-ACP synthase II, whose amino-acid sequence MRRVVVTGLGAVTPIGTGVQKFWANLIAGVSGVDIIKGFDPVEVGLTVHIAGEVKDFEAERYFDKKEAQKVSDFIKFAVAASEEAIKDSGLLESKYDPYRVGVIIGTGIGGLRDIEEQQKVLMEKGPRRVSPFFIPYGISNMASGLVAIRFGFKGPNYCVVSACATGNHAIGDAMRLIQKGDIDVAIAGGCESAITPLGVAGFAVMRALSTRNHEPQKASRPFDADRDGFVMGEGAGILVLEEYEHAKARGAKIYAELVGYGATDDAYHITAPCADGEGAYMCMKLALEDAGIRPEEVDYINAHGTSTPLNDKSETLAIKRLFGEHAYKLKISSNKSMIGHLLGAAGAVEAVATVKTIETGIIPPTINLENPDPECDLDYVPNKAINYPVRYALSNSFGFGGTNACLVFKKP is encoded by the coding sequence ATGCGTCGTGTGGTGGTGACCGGTCTGGGAGCGGTGACTCCCATAGGGACTGGAGTGCAAAAGTTTTGGGCAAATCTCATAGCAGGTGTTAGTGGAGTAGACATAATAAAAGGGTTTGACCCTGTTGAGGTTGGGCTTACTGTCCATATTGCGGGAGAGGTAAAGGACTTTGAAGCAGAGAGGTATTTTGACAAAAAGGAAGCTCAAAAGGTCTCAGACTTTATCAAGTTTGCGGTTGCAGCCTCTGAGGAAGCAATAAAGGACAGCGGTCTTTTAGAAAGTAAATACGACCCCTACAGGGTAGGAGTTATAATAGGCACGGGCATAGGTGGGCTAAGGGACATAGAAGAACAGCAGAAGGTCCTTATGGAAAAGGGTCCCAGAAGGGTCTCTCCCTTCTTTATACCCTACGGTATTTCCAATATGGCAAGCGGGCTTGTTGCCATAAGGTTTGGTTTTAAGGGTCCAAACTACTGCGTGGTATCTGCCTGTGCCACTGGAAACCACGCCATAGGCGATGCCATGAGGCTCATACAGAAGGGAGACATTGATGTGGCTATTGCAGGTGGATGCGAAAGTGCCATAACTCCTCTTGGTGTTGCGGGCTTTGCGGTTATGAGGGCACTATCCACAAGAAACCATGAACCACAAAAGGCTTCAAGACCCTTTGATGCGGATAGAGATGGCTTTGTGATGGGAGAGGGTGCTGGCATCCTGGTTTTGGAAGAATACGAGCATGCCAAAGCAAGGGGTGCAAAGATATACGCAGAGCTTGTGGGCTATGGTGCCACAGATGATGCCTACCACATAACTGCTCCCTGTGCGGATGGTGAGGGTGCATATATGTGTATGAAGCTTGCTTTGGAAGATGCAGGCATAAGACCAGAAGAAGTGGACTACATAAACGCTCATGGAACATCTACGCCTCTAAACGATAAGTCTGAAACCCTTGCAATAAAGAGGCTCTTTGGAGAGCATGCCTATAAGCTCAAGATAAGCTCCAACAAATCCATGATAGGGCATCTTTTGGGTGCGGCAGGTGCAGTAGAAGCGGTAGCAACAGTGAAAACTATAGAAACGGGTATAATACCTCCTACCATAAACCTTGAGAACCCAGACCCCGAGTGCGACCTTGACTACGTGCCAAACAAGGCAATAAATTATCCTGTTAGGTATGCCTTGTCCAACTCCTTCGGCTTTGGTGGAACAAATGCCTGCCTTGTCTTCAAAAAGCCTTGA
- the acpP gene encoding acyl carrier protein produces MDLEQRIKEIIADQLGVEVEKLNPEAKFVEDLGADSLDVVELVMAFEEEFGIEIPDEDAEKIRTVGDVIDYLKERVKG; encoded by the coding sequence ATGGACTTGGAACAAAGGATAAAGGAGATAATTGCAGACCAGCTTGGCGTTGAAGTGGAAAAGTTAAACCCAGAAGCGAAGTTTGTGGAAGACCTGGGTGCGGACTCTTTGGACGTGGTTGAGCTTGTAATGGCTTTTGAAGAAGAGTTTGGCATTGAAATACCTGACGAAGACGCAGAGAAAATAAGAACAGTAGGCGATGTTATAGACTATCTCAAGGAGAGAGTAAAGGGCTGA
- the soxY gene encoding thiosulfate oxidation carrier protein SoxY → MDRRRFFALSAFAVVGLTLAPALQPAFGATKLEEEVQKRLGVQLSQIKEVEDIKLTAPTIAESGANVPITVESTIPVDRVERLWIFVDKNPVPWIADVSFTPMNGQVFFSTRIKMGETSNVRAILKLKDGSYVMATREVKVTAGGCG, encoded by the coding sequence ATGGACAGGAGAAGATTTTTTGCACTGTCCGCATTTGCAGTCGTAGGTTTAACCCTTGCCCCAGCACTTCAGCCAGCCTTTGGTGCCACAAAACTTGAAGAAGAGGTGCAAAAAAGGCTTGGAGTTCAGCTGTCTCAAATCAAAGAAGTGGAAGACATCAAACTCACAGCTCCTACCATAGCAGAATCTGGTGCCAATGTGCCAATCACTGTGGAGTCCACCATACCCGTGGACAGAGTGGAAAGGCTCTGGATATTCGTTGACAAAAACCCTGTGCCTTGGATAGCGGATGTGTCCTTTACTCCTATGAACGGGCAGGTCTTTTTCTCCACAAGGATAAAGATGGGAGAAACCTCCAATGTGAGGGCAATTCTCAAGCTAAAGGACGGTTCTTATGTGATGGCAACAAGGGAGGTCAAGGTTACCGCTGGCGGATGCGGATAA
- the soxZ gene encoding thiosulfate oxidation carrier complex protein SoxZ, which yields MAVGTGILRVPREAKKGEVVRVQMVITHPMTPPRKDPQTGQEVPAYSLTKLELFFNDKPVSTVSMGAGVSANPFMAFTLRAEESGVVKIVYEDNKGGKWERTAEIRVS from the coding sequence ATGGCAGTAGGGACGGGCATACTTCGTGTGCCAAGAGAAGCAAAGAAGGGAGAGGTTGTAAGGGTGCAGATGGTTATAACCCATCCCATGACACCACCAAGGAAAGACCCACAGACAGGGCAGGAGGTGCCTGCTTATAGTCTGACCAAACTTGAGCTTTTCTTTAACGATAAGCCTGTAAGCACTGTGAGCATGGGTGCTGGTGTGAGTGCAAATCCCTTTATGGCTTTTACTCTAAGGGCAGAGGAAAGTGGTGTTGTGAAGATAGTTTATGAGGACAATAAGGGTGGAAAGTGGGAGAGAACTGCGGAGATAAGAGTTTCTTAA
- the soxA gene encoding sulfur oxidation c-type cytochrome SoxA has protein sequence MRGKVLLTLCLLGFSFAEDQDPVKHVQEQRRMLREAFGLLIEQYIEEGKELFKKYGLDKCDFGAGPGVVKGVAARLPRYFPDADRVMSLETRIYYCIAKSTGKTMQEVASEMTKNWQGPGSRPPSDIDKISFYIVSESRGMKIEPSVSHPKEKEALKVAEAIFYKRWGALDFSCAVCHAGDGKRIRLQQTSNYADPYPRAKQQDANIYPIFRAASEATQFFHHRWADCFWQMRLPTLLPGSLISDALTLYVYNMMRGKPIEAPNVSR, from the coding sequence ATGAGAGGGAAAGTTTTGTTGACTTTGTGTTTGCTTGGCTTTAGCTTTGCGGAGGACCAAGACCCAGTAAAGCACGTGCAAGAGCAAAGAAGGATGCTAAGGGAAGCCTTTGGTTTATTGATAGAACAGTATATAGAGGAAGGTAAAGAGCTTTTTAAAAAATATGGACTTGACAAGTGCGATTTTGGTGCTGGTCCTGGTGTTGTTAAGGGTGTGGCAGCAAGGTTACCGAGATACTTCCCAGATGCGGACAGGGTTATGAGTTTAGAAACGAGGATTTATTACTGCATAGCCAAAAGCACTGGAAAAACTATGCAAGAAGTTGCATCAGAGATGACCAAAAACTGGCAGGGTCCCGGTTCAAGACCACCTTCAGATATAGATAAGATATCCTTTTACATAGTTTCTGAGTCAAGAGGTATGAAAATAGAACCCTCTGTAAGTCATCCAAAGGAAAAAGAAGCACTCAAGGTTGCGGAGGCGATCTTTTACAAAAGATGGGGAGCTCTTGACTTTTCTTGTGCGGTCTGCCACGCAGGGGATGGAAAAAGGATAAGATTGCAACAGACTTCAAACTATGCTGACCCCTATCCTAGGGCAAAGCAACAGGATGCTAATATATACCCAATATTCAGAGCAGCCTCGGAAGCCACACAATTTTTCCATCATCGCTGGGCGGACTGCTTCTGGCAGATGAGACTGCCAACCCTTCTGCCGGGTTCTCTAATATCAGATGCCCTGACCTTGTATGTATATAACATGATGAGAGGCAAGCCCATAGAAGCTCCAAATGTATCAAGATAA
- the soxX gene encoding sulfur oxidation c-type cytochrome SoxX, with amino-acid sequence MKKVWFLASFGALLCIPFILEAKEKVKKEPTKGEDFELVVERYIRESFGPVPGYPGVNLGLSQDYSQQMCSKYKDNPPEKVWKNIMELERSTIKYPSYFNGDWMVIMEKGDWRRVAPLAKSGRGFRAGKLQTDPADIRAFGNCQACHMLEKTEVVGGNFGPPLTHYGRLRQITPEMIKYTYEKIYNAWAYVPCSSMPRYGFHGLLSPEQIADFVHYLLSPDSPINK; translated from the coding sequence ATGAAAAAGGTTTGGTTTCTGGCAAGTTTTGGAGCTCTACTGTGTATACCTTTTATCCTTGAAGCCAAAGAAAAGGTGAAAAAGGAACCTACAAAAGGAGAAGACTTTGAGCTTGTAGTGGAGAGGTATATCAGAGAATCCTTCGGACCTGTTCCTGGTTACCCTGGGGTAAATCTCGGGCTTTCGCAAGATTATTCACAGCAGATGTGTAGCAAATATAAAGACAATCCTCCCGAAAAGGTATGGAAAAACATTATGGAGTTAGAGCGCTCAACTATAAAATATCCGAGCTATTTTAACGGAGACTGGATGGTAATTATGGAAAAGGGAGATTGGAGAAGGGTTGCACCTCTTGCAAAATCTGGAAGAGGTTTCAGAGCTGGGAAGTTGCAAACAGACCCTGCGGATATAAGAGCCTTTGGAAATTGTCAAGCCTGCCATATGCTTGAAAAAACGGAAGTGGTAGGCGGTAACTTTGGACCACCTCTCACGCACTACGGAAGGCTAAGACAAATAACGCCAGAAATGATTAAGTACACCTACGAGAAGATATACAATGCATGGGCTTATGTTCCTTGCTCCAGTATGCCAAGATATGGTTTTCATGGTCTGTTGAGTCCAGAACAGATAGCAGACTTTGTTCATTATCTTCTCTCTCCAGATTCTCCAATAAACAAATAA
- a CDS encoding YebC/PmpR family DNA-binding transcriptional regulator, translating into MAGHSHWAQIKHKKAKIDAQRGKIFTKIIREITVAVREGGPNPDTNPRLRTAIENARKVNMPTETIERAIKKGTGELGGENYEEVLYEGYAPGGVALMILTYTDNRNRTTSEVRHVLSKHGGNLGSSGCVSFLFDRVGIIEVPKEGISEDEIYERAIEAGAEDVEVGEVAYTLYTKPEDLYAVKEALESSGLQIERAEIAYKPNTLVQVQDSETAKKIFKLLDALEDLDDVKEVIANFDIPKEVIEQAT; encoded by the coding sequence ATGGCAGGACACAGTCATTGGGCTCAGATAAAGCACAAAAAGGCAAAGATTGACGCACAAAGAGGCAAGATATTTACGAAGATAATACGAGAGATAACCGTTGCAGTAAGGGAAGGCGGACCAAACCCAGATACAAACCCAAGACTGAGAACAGCCATAGAAAACGCCAGAAAGGTCAATATGCCCACAGAGACCATAGAAAGGGCAATAAAAAAGGGAACTGGCGAGCTTGGGGGTGAAAACTACGAGGAGGTGCTCTACGAAGGCTATGCCCCTGGGGGTGTGGCTCTTATGATACTTACCTATACAGATAATAGAAACAGAACCACTTCAGAGGTAAGGCACGTGCTTTCAAAACATGGTGGAAATCTTGGGTCTTCTGGGTGTGTTTCCTTTCTCTTTGACAGGGTGGGTATAATTGAAGTGCCAAAGGAAGGCATAAGCGAGGACGAAATATACGAAAGAGCTATAGAAGCGGGTGCGGAGGATGTGGAAGTGGGAGAGGTTGCCTATACCCTATATACAAAGCCTGAAGACCTCTACGCAGTGAAAGAAGCCCTTGAATCAAGTGGACTGCAGATAGAAAGAGCGGAGATAGCCTATAAGCCTAACACTCTTGTCCAGGTGCAGGACTCAGAGACAGCAAAGAAGATTTTTAAATTACTTGATGCCCTTGAAGACCTAGACGATGTGAAGGAAGTTATAGCCAACTTTGATATACCAAAGGAAGTTATAGAGCAGGCAACTTAA
- a CDS encoding UbiA-like polyprenyltransferase: protein MVNGELKALNMSRTGKYLELVKFEHTIFALPFALASVILLYEQMPSFWRLFWVLLAFISARTVGMALNRLIDLPIDRLNPRTSQWVHARGEVSEESIKRLILFSGGIFIFSTLMINIYAFLLSPIVLFLLWFYPYAKRITYYPHLVLGAVYFLIPLAIDVSFNERISFNAIILGIAMAFWVAGFDILYALQDYEFDKRQGLKSIPVKFGIEGALLIARFFHTITFFALLGLFLRIEFLGILYLLGLFGIGLFLYYEHSLIKPHDLSKINKAFFTVNGYVSVVFLVVVLLDRLI from the coding sequence ATGGTGAATGGAGAGCTAAAAGCCCTAAACATGAGTAGGACTGGAAAATACCTCGAGCTTGTCAAGTTTGAGCATACTATTTTTGCCCTACCCTTTGCTCTTGCAAGCGTAATTCTTTTGTATGAGCAGATGCCTTCCTTCTGGAGGCTTTTTTGGGTTCTTCTTGCCTTTATTAGTGCAAGAACCGTAGGTATGGCACTTAATAGGCTTATAGACCTTCCAATAGACAGGCTAAACCCAAGAACGAGCCAGTGGGTTCACGCAAGGGGTGAGGTCTCAGAAGAGAGCATAAAAAGGCTTATTCTTTTCTCTGGTGGGATTTTTATCTTTTCTACCCTTATGATAAACATATACGCCTTCTTGCTTTCTCCCATAGTGCTTTTTCTTCTTTGGTTTTACCCATACGCCAAAAGAATAACCTATTATCCTCACTTAGTTCTTGGCGCAGTTTATTTTCTCATACCCTTGGCTATAGATGTATCCTTCAATGAGCGTATATCCTTTAATGCCATAATTCTTGGCATTGCCATGGCTTTTTGGGTTGCTGGCTTTGATATTTTGTATGCCCTTCAGGACTATGAATTTGACAAAAGACAAGGTCTAAAGTCCATTCCGGTGAAGTTTGGCATAGAGGGTGCTCTTTTGATTGCGAGGTTTTTTCACACTATAACCTTTTTTGCACTCTTAGGCTTGTTTTTGAGAATTGAATTTCTTGGTATTTTGTATCTTCTTGGTCTTTTTGGCATTGGGCTATTTCTCTACTACGAGCATAGTCTAATAAAGCCACACGACCTTTCAAAAATAAACAAAGCCTTCTTTACGGTAAATGGATATGTAAGCGTGGTTTTCCTTGTAGTTGTCCTTTTAGACAGACTAATTTAA
- a CDS encoding HD domain-containing protein — protein sequence MFKEFSDPIHELIKTYDCEIRIIDSFPFQRLRFISQLGIAYMVFPSAQHSRFEHSLGTMELAGRIYNSLGLKDEKLYRILRLAGLLHDIGHTPFSHTTEVLLGDKSHESIGERVLFEEGIADILKNCGYALEDIGLIVELAFRKSNSLPKIITGEFGADRMDYLRRDAYFCGTSYGFFDYRRLLENMLFIEGKKCVHISALRALESFILGRYFMYSQVYFHKVVRILNIHLEEVIQDFLERGLLSQKDFYRKTDSHIIHLMLDRYREEKVRRVFAREHYRQVFSTSSEEHFEFVKKRLLEKYEEDLLRFDRASKRVLDEDIPIWNGNELLSLREVSPIVASLEDIRLYRIYAHPRYKEEVREYVRKISK from the coding sequence ATGTTCAAAGAGTTTTCAGACCCTATACACGAGCTGATAAAAACTTACGACTGCGAGATAAGGATAATAGATAGCTTCCCTTTTCAAAGGCTCAGGTTCATAAGTCAGTTGGGTATAGCCTATATGGTATTCCCATCTGCACAGCACAGCAGGTTTGAGCACTCCTTGGGAACTATGGAGCTCGCAGGAAGAATTTACAATAGCCTTGGGCTTAAAGATGAGAAGCTCTACAGAATACTGAGGTTGGCAGGTCTTTTGCATGACATTGGACACACACCCTTTTCTCACACCACAGAGGTGCTTCTCGGAGACAAGAGCCACGAATCCATAGGAGAACGGGTCCTCTTTGAAGAGGGAATAGCGGACATACTAAAAAACTGTGGATACGCTCTTGAGGATATTGGGCTTATAGTGGAGCTTGCCTTTAGAAAGAGTAATAGCTTGCCGAAGATAATCACGGGAGAATTCGGTGCAGACAGGATGGACTATCTTAGGAGAGATGCCTATTTTTGTGGGACTTCCTATGGCTTTTTTGACTACCGTAGGCTTTTGGAGAATATGCTTTTTATAGAGGGTAAAAAGTGCGTCCATATAAGTGCACTCAGAGCTTTGGAAAGTTTTATTCTTGGAAGGTATTTTATGTATTCTCAGGTCTATTTTCACAAGGTGGTGCGTATCTTAAACATCCATTTGGAAGAGGTAATTCAGGACTTTTTGGAGAGAGGACTTCTTAGCCAAAAGGACTTTTATAGAAAGACAGACTCTCATATAATCCACCTTATGTTAGATAGATATCGCGAGGAAAAGGTAAGGAGAGTGTTTGCAAGAGAACACTATAGACAGGTTTTTTCTACTTCATCAGAGGAGCACTTTGAGTTTGTGAAGAAAAGACTTTTGGAAAAATACGAGGAAGACCTTTTGAGGTTTGACCGAGCAAGCAAAAGGGTGCTGGATGAAGACATACCCATATGGAATGGAAACGAGCTACTTAGCCTGCGAGAAGTATCTCCTATTGTAGCCTCCTTGGAAGATATAAGACTTTACAGAATATACGCACATCCAAGATACAAGGAAGAGGTCAGGGAGTATGTTAGAAAAATATCTAAGTAG